A stretch of the Marivirga tractuosa DSM 4126 genome encodes the following:
- a CDS encoding T9SS type A sorting domain-containing protein: MKHFYSPLKSLLSLFFILFALNVNAADYFWIGGSGTWSDLNHWATSSGGSTVHSSLPGETDNVIFDANSFSGDGQTVTVDGNIIRVNDFIATNVSYNVDFSGESPIPDIEIYGSMDAPANISFELPGVLLDFNSNVDGQTVNIASGLLNTSEDASVRFSGEGSWSIENGLSGHSLFVTQGEIIFGANTFNFKNVYLWYSFDKILNLTDATLNIEKWTMNNSDFVTVIPNNSTINFSDEFQGYGKTYGTVNVTTPTGFGNDIVISGNNTFQNFTVVKGANLLVDANTTQTILGNLTLNGTSSEVITFESSTKGEKFNFDGTGINISGEYVHISESDFLGTATFSLENSLLIGDVNGWEINSVPTPTDNGSFYYSKIFADSLYIDLDPGDGAERIVFMRQGGFPDITTVNDVAYTANQTFGNGELVGQDTYVMYQGSDDLVKIEGLLPGTEYSIAVREVNRTPDNSSIKYYVPSTGFSRSATTADSGNIYLSYNGTATVSGGEQFFDDGGKGFYFPDRENVLTLNAAEAGKAIKLTFNEFETRSYEELRIFDGTDTTANLITSLSGTSLSLPRTVTSTGENMTLKFTSSDFEPYAFDLDGWVAEVELFYAPPTTVSSDIQLIDFTDSSIDFSFTKGDGDGRLIVASTTNNLGSFNPTNNVNYTANTIYGLGQEVSSGVYVIGYGDVSSVAVTGLNAAVDMQIKIVEYKAYGSEIVYGQANYISTLSNKNQAPSSDFYGYRVYKTAFPVVQRDNSALELNRVNMSSPDYYSETELGLLLLVSARELSYEDLSGVLTDDKRVEANSEFGKGDELLPNVYAVSKDKFDTNLAVNGLAAETEFYFYTVYYRENEYGVRYDDKLTYITKASTLPTGSVRIGDGTSQIANKTPLYDHNGLSGYQEDPYNYEVTYYPSGDNDKLSLLMEHVFKLNETELVVYDGENTSAPILEKYPYRGYPENLPHKALEATNAAGAITIKYIKTFSGQDSDVESLGFKGMLIPTKTGQVKGRVSDIKVSNIDYTSATIEWVSTDVSNVLVVLSETDADSFSPIDGLTYQASSSMEETIKDGNYVVYNGSEQQIEVKNLKADTKYDVKVYQYYGTGSTIIYGDESRNLFNTKTLKPTSHASNINIESVGSDRVTITWKKGDGQRRLVVVNSSNYLSLDEDFFYNKKYEVVDGGEYSNLPSDEDIYNRGFRVAYNGTGNSVTITGLSDLRRTYNFRVIEYNEVNDITSYKVPNSDSHFSVLPPKPAHSVNGFEILDVKARTVEFKLDAQSKVFLGVLSNTADVDVPFEPGMMSRLENYRGDQYFDNKRVFWFASDTLRLEGLNTQTDYQLAIYPASLGDLRNIVNYDSENRVVKSFTTSSTVDYYFVDETGYWDDVENWRTTSGGEIQHGKLPDINSSVIIDTNSFTRYDEEEYVYVSLRDRDYSVNSITSKPLKRRVLFSNVDYYSYSFKVATDVELGENCRLQPSYFYFLQIADTNRVNIKPYLQNPYLQFRTPPSSGVTVIEDIPGLSRIEAWDSKIIFTTEGKESVNLVAMYQSELVNPPFFEDVDALRGELSLKKVYGNSGGLNISGQVQVDSIYLTNDLLTISEGDTLSTSFIQRNDSLPIKLQGANGVSYIKSLADTLKINNAIISNNHAVGKSYYLATNSVGLKQTQGWAFESDAFSVPESNFTHLRKKVLKETLEFTLDGQTQFDYHYMTMRKVGDSLLNLNKNLRPTVSNTFDYNLDVEQSVLNGKEKEFYITDLEPDTEYVFRVFDYIEKGDSIVYSVPSEFSIKTLMTDDIIMARDSKEYLVSGNRNVYGENGGGSSHPWVPNYVTLKPQNPGDKVMLTLKHGTPQSSYVDLVVYDGTDTSAPIVFSENLRRGDSVFEKLVQGYIQSESASGALTLKTYNSSGGGYIYDYSTHFLTSVSAGALAEEPLVEPSNLTIDSIKTNSAKISWTKGDGNKTLLAAIKGGYSTPSSLFKDGFTFKANSDFGFGDVFRPNTEGYFIYNGEDDNVILSNLEPNTRYAVLAIGFNQGEGEDPNYMSSDVVSTSFYTMPNPPNQLPQNFSTFDREATQTNFTFQDSEGKGALILIKENGAVDLNSVTDSIKFSTTSGYNVDFSQLDSLEDGSKIYQINNYSNMNYYLEGLKESTEYHFAIYNYQENSGGRAVNENALTGSFRTQDGSYRIDDFSLASNYYMEGDEICMGADIKIHYNYTGINEGDNSALPFISNSFDMSDSTLLDVLSKENGFIIVRLPEELDSGMHYFSMVPELGSDYRIYKDSLNIQPIQEIEIARNNDKLVINDSGNLKWFRNDGLISQANDSILELSREGVYYASKRAANCEYFSNEIYVKARVALNQDTIKSCVDESVEFSFENALGNLNESFNYNALLLDNSGNEQRLEVEAIDLNDNFFSFSLPENLPTDYYSIILKAEGDSIESDTATLYIENMEPAIITLTESGLSSNYEEGNQWFFNGEPINGATSQSISIDRSGVYSVEVATEFCSVASEGIALTSNRRGLSAVGFKAYPNPVRNDFNLKYTGDEYLGLSSVVITDLTGKAIYNGLHDFQKEKKLEIPLDEINDGVYFITVETESYRAQQKLIKR, from the coding sequence ATGAAACATTTTTACTCTCCCCTCAAATCTCTATTGTCTTTATTTTTCATTTTATTTGCTTTAAACGTTAATGCTGCTGACTACTTTTGGATTGGTGGTTCAGGAACATGGAGTGATCTCAATCATTGGGCAACTTCATCTGGAGGCAGTACTGTACATTCCTCGCTACCAGGAGAAACTGATAACGTAATTTTTGATGCCAATTCTTTTTCTGGAGATGGACAAACGGTAACCGTTGATGGCAACATTATCAGAGTAAATGATTTCATAGCTACTAATGTAAGTTATAATGTTGACTTTTCAGGGGAGTCGCCTATTCCTGATATTGAGATATATGGAAGTATGGATGCTCCAGCCAATATAAGTTTTGAGTTGCCAGGAGTATTATTAGATTTCAATTCAAATGTGGATGGTCAAACAGTAAACATTGCCTCAGGTTTATTGAATACTTCAGAAGATGCTTCTGTAAGATTTTCAGGCGAAGGATCTTGGTCTATTGAAAATGGGCTTAGCGGTCATTCTTTATTTGTTACTCAAGGGGAAATAATTTTTGGTGCCAATACTTTCAATTTTAAAAATGTTTACCTCTGGTATTCATTTGATAAAATACTGAACCTTACCGATGCGACACTCAATATTGAAAAGTGGACGATGAATAACTCTGATTTTGTCACTGTTATCCCAAATAACTCCACTATTAATTTTAGCGATGAATTTCAAGGATACGGCAAGACTTATGGAACAGTAAATGTGACAACCCCAACAGGCTTTGGTAACGATATTGTAATTAGTGGTAATAATACCTTCCAGAATTTTACCGTAGTAAAAGGAGCTAATTTATTGGTAGATGCCAATACAACACAAACTATTTTAGGAAACCTAACCTTAAATGGGACATCATCAGAAGTGATTACTTTTGAATCTTCAACAAAGGGTGAAAAATTTAATTTTGATGGAACAGGAATTAATATTTCAGGTGAGTATGTACACATCAGTGAATCAGATTTTCTAGGTACTGCCACTTTTTCTTTAGAAAATAGTTTGCTAATAGGTGATGTCAACGGTTGGGAAATTAATTCTGTACCAACCCCTACAGACAATGGATCATTTTACTACTCTAAGATTTTCGCTGATAGCTTATACATTGATTTAGATCCGGGAGATGGTGCCGAGCGGATAGTGTTTATGAGACAAGGTGGTTTTCCAGATATCACCACAGTTAATGATGTAGCTTATACTGCCAATCAAACTTTTGGAAATGGTGAGCTGGTGGGGCAGGATACTTATGTAATGTATCAAGGGAGTGATGATTTGGTGAAAATAGAAGGTCTTTTACCAGGCACAGAGTACTCAATTGCTGTGAGAGAAGTCAATAGAACACCAGATAATTCCAGTATCAAATACTATGTTCCCTCTACTGGATTTTCAAGAAGTGCTACAACAGCTGATTCTGGAAATATTTATTTATCATACAATGGAACTGCTACCGTAAGTGGTGGGGAACAGTTTTTTGATGATGGGGGTAAAGGATTTTACTTTCCTGATAGAGAAAATGTTTTAACCTTAAATGCCGCTGAAGCAGGCAAAGCAATCAAGTTAACATTCAATGAGTTTGAAACCAGATCTTACGAAGAATTAAGGATTTTTGATGGAACAGACACCACGGCCAATTTGATCACCTCATTATCAGGTACTAGCTTGAGCTTACCAAGAACAGTAACTTCTACTGGAGAAAACATGACACTTAAGTTTACCAGTTCTGATTTCGAGCCCTACGCTTTTGATTTAGATGGCTGGGTGGCTGAGGTTGAATTGTTTTACGCTCCTCCTACAACGGTTTCAAGTGATATCCAACTCATTGATTTTACAGATTCTAGCATTGATTTTTCTTTCACCAAAGGGGATGGTGATGGCAGACTTATTGTAGCCTCAACTACTAATAATTTGGGATCTTTTAATCCTACAAATAACGTTAACTATACGGCAAACACTATATATGGTTTAGGTCAGGAAGTGTCTTCTGGGGTGTATGTTATCGGCTATGGAGATGTTTCTTCAGTAGCGGTTACGGGACTAAATGCAGCTGTGGATATGCAGATTAAAATTGTTGAATATAAAGCTTATGGTTCAGAGATTGTTTACGGACAGGCCAATTATATAAGCACGCTTAGTAATAAGAATCAAGCCCCTTCTTCTGATTTTTATGGTTACAGAGTTTATAAAACTGCTTTTCCTGTTGTTCAAAGAGATAACTCAGCCTTAGAGCTAAATAGAGTGAACATGTCCTCTCCTGATTATTATTCTGAAACTGAATTGGGCTTACTCCTTTTGGTCAGTGCACGAGAGTTGTCTTATGAAGATTTAAGTGGTGTATTAACTGACGATAAAAGAGTTGAAGCTAATTCTGAATTTGGCAAGGGAGATGAATTGTTACCCAATGTATATGCTGTATCAAAGGATAAATTTGATACCAATTTAGCAGTTAATGGATTAGCTGCGGAAACAGAATTTTATTTTTATACAGTTTACTATAGGGAAAACGAATATGGCGTTAGATATGATGATAAGCTCACATATATCACAAAAGCAAGTACTTTACCCACAGGCTCGGTTCGAATTGGTGATGGAACCTCTCAAATTGCAAATAAAACGCCACTTTATGATCATAACGGATTAAGTGGTTATCAAGAAGATCCTTATAATTATGAGGTAACCTACTATCCTTCAGGTGATAATGATAAGTTAAGTCTTTTGATGGAGCATGTTTTTAAATTAAATGAAACTGAACTAGTAGTGTATGATGGTGAAAATACCTCAGCTCCTATTTTGGAAAAGTATCCGTATAGAGGCTACCCCGAAAATTTACCACATAAAGCCTTAGAGGCCACTAATGCAGCTGGAGCTATTACTATTAAATACATAAAGACATTTTCTGGACAGGATTCTGATGTAGAAAGTCTTGGTTTTAAAGGAATGTTAATTCCTACAAAGACAGGACAGGTGAAAGGAAGGGTTAGTGACATCAAAGTCTCTAATATCGACTATACTTCTGCCACCATAGAGTGGGTGAGCACTGATGTATCAAATGTCTTGGTTGTATTATCAGAAACAGATGCAGATTCTTTTAGCCCAATTGATGGATTAACTTATCAGGCTAGTTCGTCTATGGAAGAAACCATAAAAGATGGTAATTATGTTGTTTATAATGGTTCAGAGCAACAAATTGAGGTAAAAAACTTAAAAGCTGACACTAAGTATGACGTTAAGGTTTATCAATATTATGGAACAGGTAGTACAATAATATACGGTGATGAATCACGAAATTTATTTAATACAAAAACACTAAAACCTACGAGTCATGCGAGCAATATCAATATTGAAAGTGTAGGCAGTGATAGGGTAACAATTACGTGGAAAAAAGGTGATGGACAAAGAAGACTAGTTGTGGTGAATAGCTCAAATTACCTTTCGCTTGATGAAGATTTTTTTTACAACAAAAAGTATGAAGTGGTAGATGGGGGTGAATACAGTAATTTACCTTCCGATGAAGATATTTATAACAGAGGGTTTAGGGTAGCATATAATGGGACAGGCAATTCTGTAACTATTACTGGTTTATCTGATTTGAGAAGAACTTATAATTTCAGAGTTATAGAATATAATGAAGTAAATGATATTACTAGTTATAAGGTGCCAAATAGTGATTCGCACTTTAGTGTACTTCCACCTAAACCAGCGCATAGCGTAAATGGGTTTGAGATATTAGATGTTAAAGCAAGGACAGTTGAATTTAAATTAGATGCACAAAGTAAGGTTTTTCTTGGGGTTCTTTCTAATACGGCTGATGTGGATGTTCCTTTTGAGCCAGGAATGATGTCTCGTCTTGAAAACTATAGAGGTGATCAATATTTTGATAATAAAAGAGTTTTTTGGTTTGCTTCTGACACTTTAAGATTAGAAGGACTTAATACTCAAACTGATTATCAGCTTGCTATTTATCCTGCTAGTTTAGGAGATTTAAGGAATATTGTTAATTATGATTCGGAAAATAGAGTGGTTAAATCATTTACGACCAGTTCAACTGTGGATTATTATTTTGTGGATGAAACCGGATATTGGGATGACGTTGAGAATTGGCGAACAACATCAGGAGGTGAAATTCAACATGGAAAACTACCTGACATTAATTCAAGTGTCATTATTGATACGAATTCATTTACAAGATATGACGAAGAGGAATATGTCTATGTTTCCTTAAGAGATAGGGATTATTCCGTAAATAGTATTACTTCTAAACCCTTAAAGAGAAGAGTCTTGTTTTCTAATGTAGACTATTACTCCTATTCTTTTAAAGTAGCTACTGATGTTGAACTAGGTGAAAACTGTAGACTTCAACCATCTTATTTTTATTTTCTACAAATAGCAGATACAAATAGAGTTAATATTAAGCCCTATTTACAAAACCCGTACCTGCAATTTAGAACTCCTCCTAGTAGTGGAGTAACTGTTATAGAAGATATACCTGGTTTATCTCGAATAGAAGCCTGGGATTCAAAAATAATTTTTACAACAGAAGGCAAAGAGTCAGTTAATCTAGTTGCCATGTATCAATCAGAATTAGTAAACCCACCATTTTTTGAGGATGTTGATGCTCTTAGAGGAGAGCTTTCCTTAAAAAAAGTGTATGGTAATAGTGGAGGTCTAAATATTTCTGGCCAAGTACAAGTAGACTCAATTTATCTTACAAATGATTTGTTGACCATCTCTGAAGGTGATACGCTGTCTACATCTTTTATTCAAAGGAATGATAGTTTGCCAATAAAACTACAAGGGGCAAATGGAGTAAGCTATATTAAAAGTTTAGCTGATACGTTGAAAATTAATAATGCGATCATTTCCAATAATCATGCTGTAGGTAAGAGTTATTATTTAGCAACAAATTCTGTGGGTTTGAAACAGACACAAGGATGGGCTTTTGAATCAGACGCATTTTCTGTACCAGAATCAAATTTTACGCATCTAAGAAAGAAGGTGCTTAAAGAGACTTTAGAGTTTACGCTAGATGGACAAACACAGTTCGACTACCATTATATGACCATGAGGAAAGTTGGAGACAGTTTATTAAATCTTAACAAAAACTTAAGACCAACGGTCAGTAATACTTTTGACTATAATTTGGATGTGGAGCAAAGTGTTTTGAATGGGAAAGAAAAGGAATTTTACATAACTGATTTAGAACCAGATACGGAATATGTTTTTAGAGTCTTTGATTACATTGAAAAAGGGGATTCTATAGTGTACTCTGTTCCTTCAGAATTTAGTATCAAAACGCTAATGACTGATGATATTATTATGGCTCGTGATAGTAAAGAATACCTAGTTTCAGGGAATCGAAATGTATATGGTGAAAATGGGGGAGGGTCTTCCCATCCATGGGTGCCTAATTACGTGACATTAAAGCCTCAAAATCCTGGCGATAAAGTGATGCTGACGCTTAAGCATGGTACACCACAGTCATCTTATGTGGATTTAGTAGTTTATGATGGTACTGATACATCTGCACCTATAGTATTTTCAGAAAATTTAAGAAGAGGTGATTCAGTTTTTGAGAAGCTTGTTCAAGGGTATATACAATCAGAAAGTGCGAGTGGTGCACTTACTTTAAAAACTTATAATAGTTCTGGAGGAGGATATATTTATGATTATTCAACGCATTTTTTAACCTCTGTTTCTGCGGGTGCTCTTGCTGAAGAGCCTTTAGTAGAACCTTCTAATTTAACTATTGATTCAATAAAAACTAACAGTGCAAAAATTTCATGGACTAAAGGAGATGGCAATAAAACATTACTAGCTGCCATAAAAGGCGGATATTCTACTCCAAGTAGCTTGTTTAAAGATGGATTTACATTTAAAGCTAATTCGGATTTCGGTTTTGGTGATGTTTTTCGTCCAAATACGGAGGGCTACTTCATTTATAACGGAGAGGATGATAATGTAATCCTAAGCAATCTGGAACCGAATACCCGATATGCTGTTTTGGCCATTGGTTTTAATCAAGGAGAAGGAGAAGACCCTAATTATATGAGTTCTGATGTAGTTTCGACTTCATTCTATACGATGCCAAATCCTCCTAACCAATTGCCACAAAACTTTTCAACTTTTGACCGGGAAGCTACACAAACGAACTTCACGTTTCAAGATTCTGAAGGCAAAGGAGCCTTGATCTTGATCAAAGAAAATGGAGCAGTTGATTTAAACTCGGTTACAGATAGCATTAAGTTTTCTACTACTTCGGGCTATAATGTAGACTTTTCTCAATTAGATAGTCTTGAAGATGGAAGTAAAATTTACCAAATAAATAATTATTCTAACATGAACTATTATTTAGAAGGATTGAAGGAGTCAACTGAATATCACTTTGCTATTTATAATTACCAAGAGAATTCTGGCGGTAGAGCTGTAAATGAAAATGCCTTAACAGGTAGTTTCCGAACACAAGATGGGAGCTATAGAATAGATGATTTCTCATTAGCAAGTAATTATTATATGGAGGGAGATGAGATTTGTATGGGAGCAGATATAAAGATCCACTACAATTACACTGGAATCAATGAAGGTGATAATTCAGCTCTTCCGTTTATTTCAAATTCTTTTGACATGAGTGATAGTACACTTTTGGATGTACTAAGTAAGGAGAATGGTTTTATTATAGTGAGGTTACCCGAAGAGTTGGATTCAGGAATGCATTATTTTTCAATGGTACCTGAACTTGGCTCTGATTACAGAATCTATAAAGACTCACTAAATATTCAGCCAATTCAAGAAATTGAAATTGCTAGGAATAATGATAAATTGGTTATCAATGACTCTGGAAATTTAAAGTGGTTCAGAAATGATGGGTTGATCTCACAAGCGAATGATTCCATCTTAGAACTCAGTAGAGAAGGAGTGTACTACGCTTCAAAAAGAGCTGCCAACTGCGAATATTTCTCGAATGAAATATACGTGAAGGCAAGAGTAGCTTTAAACCAAGATACAATTAAGAGCTGTGTAGACGAATCAGTAGAATTCAGTTTTGAAAATGCCTTAGGAAACCTTAATGAATCGTTTAACTATAATGCTTTGCTTTTAGATAATTCAGGAAATGAACAAAGGTTAGAAGTGGAGGCGATAGATTTAAACGATAATTTCTTCAGTTTCTCATTGCCTGAGAATTTACCAACTGATTACTATTCAATCATACTCAAAGCGGAAGGTGATAGTATAGAATCAGATACTGCAACGCTTTATATTGAAAATATGGAGCCAGCAATCATTACCTTAACTGAAAGTGGCTTGAGCTCTAATTATGAAGAAGGAAACCAATGGTTCTTTAATGGTGAACCTATTAATGGTGCTACTTCCCAATCCATTTCGATAGATAGGTCTGGGGTCTACTCAGTTGAAGTAGCTACGGAATTCTGTAGTGTGGCTTCGGAAGGTATAGCACTTACTTCAAACCGCAGGGGATTGTCAGCTGTCGGTTTTAAAGCTTATCCTAATCCAGTGCGTAATGATTTTAACCTTAAATACACTGGGGATGAATACCTGGGACTTAGTAGTGTAGTAATTACTGATTTGACGGGAAAAGCCATTTACAATGGATTACATGACTTCCAAAAGGAGAAAAAGTTAGAAATTCCATTAGATGAAATAAACGATGGGGTTTACTTTATTACGGTGGAAACTGAAAGCTACAGAGCTCAGCAAAAGCTGATTAAAAGATAG
- a CDS encoding AAA family ATPase, which yields MKKIAIIGPESTGKSTLTKGLADHFHEPFVPEFGRKYLEENGSQYEKSDLLKISKGILEAEQEQAKNAKHFLFCDTDLIMMKVWYEVKYGECHPYVLDKLSQKPYDFYLLCAPDLPWEADPLRENPNMREELYDRYQQELVNYRFEYGLISGTKDRIEKGIEVIEKIK from the coding sequence ATGAAAAAAATTGCCATCATAGGACCAGAAAGCACTGGAAAAAGTACTTTAACAAAAGGCTTAGCAGATCACTTTCATGAACCTTTTGTTCCTGAATTTGGAAGAAAATATTTGGAGGAAAATGGCAGTCAATATGAGAAATCTGATCTACTGAAAATCAGTAAAGGCATACTTGAAGCAGAGCAAGAGCAAGCCAAAAATGCCAAGCATTTCTTATTTTGCGATACCGATTTGATTATGATGAAAGTTTGGTATGAAGTGAAATATGGAGAATGTCATCCTTATGTCTTAGATAAACTATCTCAAAAGCCTTATGACTTTTATTTGCTATGTGCCCCTGATCTCCCTTGGGAAGCTGACCCATTAAGAGAAAATCCTAATATGCGAGAAGAGCTTTATGATCGCTATCAACAGGAGTTGGTGAATTATAGATTTGAATATGGCTTGATTTCAGGAACCAAGGATCGAATAGAAAAGGGAATTGAAGTGATTGAGAAAATTAAATAA
- the pnuC gene encoding nicotinamide riboside transporter PnuC, translating to MEILKELYFGLLNMGWLEGLGVSFGILYIYFAAKEMIWCWYASLVSVSIYLVICYQVQLYAEMGLNFYYLGTTIYGWWHWRNPNRKEKELPISKMKLKEHGIFIIAGILFTFGLGYFLIEKTDAQLPYLDSFTTVFSVLTTLLVTRKVLENWLYWIVIDTVAVYIYFQRELFLTSLLMAAYVIIAAVGYFNWRRLYQTKYA from the coding sequence ATGGAAATTTTAAAAGAATTATATTTTGGCCTTCTGAATATGGGATGGCTGGAAGGACTCGGTGTATCCTTCGGTATTTTATATATCTATTTTGCTGCCAAAGAAATGATCTGGTGTTGGTATGCCAGCTTAGTAAGCGTTAGTATCTATCTGGTAATCTGCTACCAAGTTCAGCTATATGCCGAAATGGGCTTGAATTTCTACTATTTAGGCACCACTATTTATGGTTGGTGGCATTGGAGAAACCCCAACAGGAAAGAAAAGGAATTACCGATCTCCAAAATGAAGTTGAAGGAACATGGCATATTCATAATTGCTGGCATTCTTTTCACTTTTGGACTTGGTTACTTTTTGATAGAAAAGACAGATGCACAACTTCCCTACTTAGATTCTTTCACCACTGTTTTTAGCGTATTGACTACCTTATTAGTAACTAGGAAAGTATTAGAAAACTGGCTCTACTGGATCGTTATTGATACAGTAGCGGTTTACATTTATTTCCAAAGAGAATTATTCCTAACTTCCCTCCTAATGGCAGCTTATGTAATTATAGCAGCTGTTGGATATTTCAACTGGCGTAGGCTTTACCAGACCAAATACGCATGA
- a CDS encoding TerC family protein — translation MEALLTADGLISLLSLTLMEVVLGIDNIIFISILCNRLPEDQQKNARNLGLVLALLMRIALLFGITWLVGLTKPLLTLFEFDFTYRDIILMAGGLFLIYKSTTEIHHKLEGEETDVSESPKISGFTSVIFQIILLDIVFSFDSILTAVGLVDSVMIMIVAVIISIGIMILAAGKISSFVNAHPTVKMLALSFLLLIGVLLLVEGFHVHVPKGYIYFAIFFSLLVELLNMRMRKKSKKESQAVQLKERFKE, via the coding sequence ATGGAGGCACTTTTAACAGCCGATGGACTAATCAGTTTATTATCTTTGACCTTAATGGAAGTAGTTTTAGGGATAGATAACATTATATTCATATCAATCCTATGTAATCGATTACCTGAAGATCAGCAGAAAAATGCTCGTAATTTAGGCTTGGTTTTGGCTTTATTGATGAGAATTGCCCTCTTGTTTGGTATCACTTGGCTGGTAGGTTTGACAAAACCGCTTTTGACCTTATTTGAATTTGACTTTACCTACAGAGATATAATTCTGATGGCAGGTGGATTATTTTTGATTTATAAAAGTACCACAGAAATCCATCATAAACTGGAAGGAGAAGAAACAGATGTAAGTGAATCTCCAAAAATAAGTGGATTTACATCCGTAATTTTCCAAATTATCTTACTGGATATAGTCTTTTCTTTTGATTCCATCTTAACTGCAGTTGGATTGGTAGATAGTGTAATGATAATGATTGTCGCTGTCATCATTAGTATAGGCATAATGATCTTAGCAGCAGGTAAAATAAGCAGTTTCGTGAATGCGCATCCAACAGTCAAAATGTTGGCTCTCTCATTTTTATTATTGATTGGCGTGTTGTTACTAGTGGAAGGATTCCATGTGCATGTGCCAAAAGGCTATATATATTTTGCCATTTTCTTCTCATTATTGGTTGAGCTCTTAAATATGAGAATGCGAAAGAAAAGTAAAAAGGAGAGTCAGGCAGTACAGCTCAAAGAACGATTCAAGGAATAA